A stretch of the Orcinus orca chromosome 1, mOrcOrc1.1, whole genome shotgun sequence genome encodes the following:
- the S100A11 gene encoding protein S100-A11, whose amino-acid sequence MAKTSSPTETERCIESLIAVFQRHAGRDGNNSKLSKAEFLIFMNTELGAFTKNQKDPGVLDRMMKKLDLDSDGQLDFQEFLNLIGGLALACHDSFIKSTSSRK is encoded by the exons ATG gcAAAAACATCCAGCCCTACAGAGACTGAACGGTGCATTGAGTCTCTGATTGCTGTTTTCCAAAGGCATGCTGGAAGGGACGGTAACAACAGCAAACTCTCCAAGGCGGAGTTCCTTATCTTCATGAATACAGAGCTGGGTGCCTTCACAAAG AACCAGAAGGACCCTGGTGTCCTTGACCGCATGATGAAGAAGCTGGACCTCGACTCTGATGGACAGTTAGATTTCCAAGAATTTCTTAATCTTATTGGCGGCCTGGCCCTAGCTTGCCATGACTCCTTTATTAAGTCTACCTCTTCCCGGAAGTAA